A single Blastococcus colisei DNA region contains:
- a CDS encoding tetratricopeptide repeat protein, producing the protein MQPTRPGRPDPRAAAQQAQLAAAMSGAVDLAAVKARSEAAARAAAAPPPDAEVPGGAPGAAVVDVTEATFQAEVLDRSFQVPVVLDLWAEWCGPCKQLSPVLERLAAEGGGSWVLAKVDVDANPALAQGLRVQGIPAVKAVWQGQLVAEFNGAIPEEQARQFVTELVKATTGGALTGGEPGEADVEDPRLDAAEAALERGDLAAAEAAYRSILDTEPEHPEAALALRQVQLFRRAEEAGPDALAAADAAPDDVTAQTRAADFLLGTGNIEAAFDRLLDVVRRASGEDRDRARTHLVELFAVVGDEDPRVGAARRQLMAALF; encoded by the coding sequence ATGCAGCCCACGCGTCCCGGACGTCCCGACCCACGGGCTGCGGCCCAGCAGGCACAGCTGGCGGCCGCCATGTCCGGCGCCGTCGACCTCGCCGCCGTCAAGGCCCGCTCCGAGGCCGCCGCCCGCGCCGCAGCCGCCCCGCCGCCCGACGCCGAGGTGCCGGGCGGGGCGCCGGGTGCGGCGGTGGTCGACGTCACCGAGGCCACCTTCCAGGCGGAGGTGCTCGACCGCTCCTTCCAGGTGCCGGTCGTCCTCGACCTGTGGGCGGAGTGGTGCGGACCGTGCAAGCAGCTGTCCCCGGTGCTGGAGCGGCTGGCGGCCGAGGGTGGGGGCTCCTGGGTGCTGGCCAAGGTGGACGTCGACGCCAACCCGGCGCTCGCCCAGGGTCTGCGGGTGCAGGGCATCCCCGCGGTCAAGGCGGTGTGGCAGGGACAGCTGGTCGCGGAGTTCAACGGCGCCATCCCGGAGGAGCAGGCCCGGCAGTTCGTCACCGAGCTGGTGAAGGCGACGACCGGGGGTGCGCTGACCGGGGGCGAACCCGGCGAGGCCGACGTCGAGGACCCGCGGCTGGACGCCGCGGAGGCGGCCCTCGAGCGGGGAGACCTGGCCGCTGCCGAGGCGGCGTACCGCTCGATCCTCGACACCGAACCGGAGCACCCGGAGGCGGCCCTGGCGCTGCGGCAGGTGCAGCTCTTCCGCCGCGCAGAGGAGGCCGGGCCCGATGCCCTGGCCGCGGCGGACGCCGCTCCCGACGACGTCACCGCGCAGACCCGGGCCGCGGACTTCCTGCTGGGCACGGGCAACATCGAGGCCGCCTTCGACCGGCTGCTCGACGTCGTCCGGCGCGCCTCCGGCGAGGACCGCGACCGGGCACGCACCCATCTGGTCGAGCTGTTCGCGGTCGTCGGTGACGAGGACCCGCGGGTGGGCGCGGCCCGGCGTCAGCTCATGGCTGCCCTGTTCTAG
- a CDS encoding alpha-1,4-glucan--maltose-1-phosphate maltosyltransferase gives MTGRADLRLGISDVAPVVSCGSFSARAVVGEHLPITATVFREGHDAVAANVVWTAPGGDDSTGPFVRMAKLPPEPDRWIATVVPDREGRWSFCVEAWSDPLATWRHAVEVKVEAGQGAEDLANDLEEGARLLDRVAADAGDDFRDRVAAAAAALRDTSQELTVRIAPALAAGLQRYLHEHPVRELVTRSPRYEVWVDRREALYGSWYEFFPRSEGPVVGGKPTHGTFANAQDRLPAVAEMGFDVVYLPPIHPIGTVNRKGPNSKEFPGGNPHEIGPDDVGSPWAIGSAEGGHDAVHPQLGTMDDFTAFVTRTRELGMEVALDFALQAAPDHPWVEAHPEWFTTKPDGTIAYAENPPKKYQDIYPINFDNDPEGIYAECLRVIRVWIDAGVKIFRVDNPHTKPLNFWHWLIWEVKRTDPDVLFLAEAFTRPAMMHQLARIGFTQSYTYFTWRTERGELEEYGRELATNCHYMRPNFFVNTPDILHESLQFGGPPMFKIRAVLASMMSPTWGVYSGFELFEHVAVKPGSEEYLDSEKYRLRPRDWAAAEASGRSLAPYLRRLNEIRRAHPALQQLRTLHFHAVDNPNLICFSKTDPGSQDAVLVVVNLSSHNTQIGTTSLDLPVLGLDWHERFGVTDELSGASYDWGQFNYLELDPYREPAHVFAVTLPRQAHFPPPVT, from the coding sequence ATGACTGGCCGCGCTGATCTCCGCCTCGGCATCTCCGATGTCGCCCCCGTCGTGTCCTGCGGGTCCTTCTCCGCCCGAGCGGTGGTGGGAGAGCACCTGCCGATCACGGCCACCGTGTTCCGCGAAGGCCATGACGCCGTCGCGGCGAACGTCGTGTGGACCGCACCCGGTGGGGACGACTCGACCGGTCCGTTCGTGCGCATGGCGAAGCTCCCCCCGGAGCCCGACCGCTGGATCGCCACCGTGGTGCCCGACCGCGAGGGGCGCTGGAGCTTCTGCGTCGAGGCGTGGAGCGACCCGCTGGCCACCTGGCGGCACGCCGTCGAGGTGAAGGTCGAGGCCGGCCAGGGGGCCGAGGATCTCGCCAACGACCTCGAGGAGGGCGCGCGGTTGCTCGACCGGGTCGCGGCCGATGCCGGCGACGACTTCCGGGACCGGGTCGCCGCCGCGGCCGCCGCGCTGCGCGACACCTCGCAGGAGCTGACCGTCCGGATCGCGCCCGCCCTGGCCGCGGGCCTGCAGCGCTACCTGCACGAGCACCCGGTGCGCGAGCTGGTCACCCGCTCGCCCCGCTACGAGGTGTGGGTCGACCGGCGGGAGGCGCTCTACGGCTCCTGGTACGAGTTCTTCCCGAGGTCGGAGGGCCCGGTCGTCGGGGGCAAGCCCACCCACGGCACGTTCGCGAACGCCCAGGACCGCCTGCCGGCCGTCGCGGAGATGGGCTTCGACGTCGTCTACCTGCCGCCGATCCACCCGATCGGCACGGTGAACCGCAAGGGGCCGAACTCCAAGGAGTTCCCCGGCGGGAACCCGCACGAGATCGGTCCGGACGACGTCGGCTCCCCGTGGGCCATCGGCAGCGCCGAGGGCGGCCACGACGCCGTCCACCCGCAGCTGGGCACCATGGACGACTTCACGGCCTTCGTCACCCGGACCCGCGAGCTGGGCATGGAGGTGGCGCTGGACTTCGCGCTGCAGGCCGCGCCGGACCACCCGTGGGTCGAGGCCCACCCGGAGTGGTTCACCACCAAGCCCGACGGCACGATCGCCTACGCGGAGAACCCGCCCAAGAAGTACCAGGACATCTACCCGATCAACTTCGACAACGACCCCGAGGGCATCTACGCCGAGTGCCTGAGGGTGATCCGGGTCTGGATCGACGCGGGCGTGAAGATCTTCCGCGTCGACAACCCGCACACCAAGCCGCTGAACTTCTGGCACTGGCTGATCTGGGAGGTCAAGCGGACCGATCCCGACGTGCTGTTCCTCGCCGAGGCGTTCACCCGGCCGGCGATGATGCACCAGCTGGCCCGCATCGGGTTCACCCAGTCCTACACGTACTTCACCTGGCGGACCGAGCGCGGCGAGCTCGAGGAGTACGGCCGCGAGCTGGCCACCAACTGCCACTACATGCGGCCGAACTTCTTCGTGAACACCCCGGACATCCTCCACGAGTCGCTGCAGTTCGGCGGCCCGCCGATGTTCAAGATCCGCGCCGTGCTGGCGTCGATGATGAGCCCGACCTGGGGCGTCTACTCCGGGTTCGAGCTCTTCGAGCACGTCGCGGTGAAGCCCGGCAGCGAGGAGTACCTCGACAGCGAGAAGTACCGGCTGCGCCCCCGCGACTGGGCGGCCGCCGAGGCATCGGGGCGCAGCCTCGCGCCGTACCTGCGCCGGCTCAACGAGATCCGTCGCGCGCACCCGGCCCTGCAGCAGCTGCGCACGCTGCACTTCCACGCCGTCGACAACCCGAACCTGATCTGCTTCTCCAAGACCGACCCGGGGTCGCAGGACGCGGTGCTCGTCGTGGTGAACCTGTCCAGCCACAACACCCAGATCGGGACGACGTCGCTGGACCTGCCCGTCCTCGGCCTGGACTGGCACGAGCGGTTCGGCGTCACCGACGAGCTCAGCGGCGCCTCCTACGACTGGGGTCAGTTCAACTACCTGGAGCTGGACCCCTACCGGGAGCCGGCCCACGTCTTCGCGGTCACCCTCCCCCGGCAGGCGCACTTCCCGCCGCCGGTCACCTGA
- the glgB gene encoding 1,4-alpha-glucan branching protein GlgB, translated as MTSDERGARPVSDKDDLQRAVEEKVEAADAVAGSEPVVNAPPAEKAAKRTTKKAAPAKKAPAKAPAKKAPAKKAPAKRAASKATPEPGSDAGAITPPVVAPAPVAEPGVGTGTPAEQPVAPSPDPAEPSTPQAPGGTADRAAAPSAALETSTPPDLQNAEPGHSSPSAEVREISDDDLRAVVEGWAHDPHGVLGTHRTGDGWVVRTLRPDAVSVAVLDEDGSRYEARQLHGGGIHEARLPQQPGDYRIEVVYGDGEGGQNTYTVDDPYRWMPTLGEIDQHLIREGRHERLWEVLGAHVRRYDTPRGTVEGVSFAVWAPSARGVKVTGDFDYWEARAYPLRSLGSSGVWEIFIPGVQAGSRYRFHILGADGTWRQKSDPMAFATEVPPLNASVVTESAYEWNDDAWLAERAAAGWHERPMSVYEVHVGSWRQGLSYRELADELIDYVVAAGFTHIEFMPLAEHPFGGSWGYQVTSYYAPTSRYGSPDDLRYLIDRAHQAGIGVIVDWVPAHFPKDDWALARFDGTPLYEHADPRRGEQLDWGTYVFDFGRSEVRNFLVANALFWCKEFHVDGVRVDAVASMLYLDYSRDEWLPNQYGGRENLEAVAFLQEMNATVYREVPGVVTIAEESTAWPGVTRPTHLGGLGFGFKWNMGWMHDSLAYVERAPVHRSYHHGQLTFSMMYAYSENYVLPISHDEVVYGKGSMLRKMPGDRWQQLANLRAYLAYMWAHPGKQLLFMGSEFAQDAEWAESRSLDWWHLDDPAHRGILQLVTDLNGRYKEFDALWSLDVDPAGFQWIDANDATGNVLSFLRYGKPADDGESPGEGSALACVVNFSGAPHHGYRIGLPREGHWREVLNTDAEGYGGSGVGNLGGVEAEPEPWHGQPYSATVAAPPLGTVWLLHEG; from the coding sequence ATGACCAGCGACGAGCGGGGCGCGCGCCCCGTGTCCGACAAGGACGACCTGCAGCGCGCCGTCGAGGAGAAGGTCGAGGCGGCAGACGCCGTTGCTGGCAGCGAACCGGTCGTGAACGCTCCACCCGCCGAGAAGGCCGCCAAGCGGACGACGAAGAAGGCCGCACCCGCGAAGAAGGCGCCCGCGAAGGCCCCCGCCAAGAAGGCGCCGGCGAAGAAGGCACCCGCCAAGCGCGCGGCGTCGAAGGCGACCCCCGAGCCGGGCTCCGACGCGGGAGCCATCACCCCCCCGGTGGTGGCGCCGGCGCCCGTCGCCGAGCCTGGCGTCGGCACCGGGACGCCGGCCGAGCAGCCGGTGGCCCCCTCCCCCGACCCGGCCGAGCCGAGCACCCCGCAGGCGCCGGGCGGGACGGCGGACCGCGCGGCCGCGCCGTCCGCGGCCCTGGAGACCAGCACCCCGCCGGACCTGCAGAACGCCGAGCCCGGCCACTCCTCCCCCTCGGCAGAGGTGCGCGAGATCAGCGACGACGACCTGCGGGCGGTCGTCGAGGGCTGGGCGCACGACCCGCACGGGGTCCTGGGCACCCATCGGACCGGGGACGGCTGGGTGGTCCGCACGCTGCGACCCGATGCCGTCTCGGTCGCCGTCCTGGACGAGGACGGCTCCCGCTACGAGGCGCGGCAGCTCCACGGCGGCGGCATCCACGAGGCGCGCCTCCCGCAGCAGCCCGGCGACTACCGCATCGAGGTCGTGTACGGCGACGGCGAGGGCGGGCAGAACACCTACACCGTCGACGACCCCTACCGCTGGATGCCCACCCTCGGGGAGATCGACCAGCACCTCATCCGTGAGGGCCGGCACGAGCGGCTCTGGGAGGTTCTCGGCGCCCACGTCCGGCGCTACGACACCCCGCGCGGCACCGTCGAGGGCGTCTCGTTCGCGGTGTGGGCACCCAGCGCCCGCGGCGTGAAGGTCACCGGCGACTTCGACTACTGGGAGGCGCGCGCCTACCCGCTGCGCTCCCTGGGCTCTTCCGGCGTCTGGGAGATCTTCATCCCCGGCGTCCAGGCCGGCAGCCGCTACCGCTTCCACATCCTGGGTGCCGACGGCACCTGGCGGCAGAAGTCCGACCCGATGGCCTTCGCCACCGAGGTCCCGCCGCTGAACGCCTCGGTGGTCACCGAGTCCGCCTACGAGTGGAACGACGACGCCTGGCTGGCCGAGCGGGCGGCCGCCGGCTGGCACGAGCGGCCGATGAGCGTCTACGAGGTGCACGTCGGCTCGTGGCGCCAGGGGCTCTCCTACCGCGAGCTGGCCGACGAGCTCATCGACTACGTGGTGGCGGCGGGGTTCACCCACATCGAGTTCATGCCGCTGGCCGAGCATCCCTTCGGCGGCTCGTGGGGTTACCAGGTCACCTCCTACTACGCGCCCACGTCGCGCTACGGCAGCCCCGACGACCTGCGCTACCTGATCGACCGCGCCCACCAGGCCGGCATCGGGGTCATCGTCGACTGGGTTCCCGCCCACTTCCCCAAGGACGACTGGGCGCTCGCCCGCTTCGACGGCACCCCGCTGTACGAGCACGCGGACCCGCGGCGCGGCGAGCAGCTGGACTGGGGCACCTACGTCTTCGACTTCGGCCGTTCCGAGGTGCGCAACTTCCTCGTCGCCAACGCGCTCTTCTGGTGCAAGGAGTTCCACGTCGACGGTGTCCGGGTGGATGCCGTCGCGTCGATGCTCTACCTGGACTACTCGCGGGACGAGTGGCTGCCCAACCAGTACGGCGGCCGCGAGAACCTCGAGGCCGTCGCGTTCCTGCAGGAGATGAACGCCACCGTGTACCGCGAGGTGCCCGGCGTCGTGACCATCGCCGAGGAGTCGACGGCGTGGCCGGGCGTCACCCGGCCGACGCATCTCGGCGGCCTGGGGTTCGGCTTCAAGTGGAACATGGGCTGGATGCACGACTCGCTGGCCTACGTCGAGCGAGCGCCGGTGCACCGCAGCTACCACCACGGCCAGCTGACGTTCTCGATGATGTACGCCTACTCCGAGAACTACGTCCTGCCGATCAGCCACGACGAGGTCGTGTACGGCAAGGGCTCGATGCTGCGGAAGATGCCCGGCGACCGCTGGCAGCAGCTGGCCAACCTGCGCGCCTACCTCGCCTACATGTGGGCCCACCCCGGCAAGCAGCTGCTGTTCATGGGCTCGGAGTTCGCCCAGGACGCCGAGTGGGCGGAGAGCCGCTCGCTGGACTGGTGGCACCTCGACGACCCGGCGCACCGCGGAATCCTGCAGTTGGTGACCGACCTGAACGGCCGCTACAAGGAGTTCGACGCGCTGTGGTCGCTGGACGTCGACCCGGCCGGGTTCCAGTGGATCGACGCCAATGACGCCACCGGCAACGTGCTGTCGTTCCTCCGGTACGGAAAGCCGGCCGACGACGGCGAGAGTCCCGGCGAGGGATCCGCGCTGGCCTGCGTCGTCAACTTCTCGGGTGCCCCGCACCACGGCTACCGGATCGGCCTGCCGCGCGAGGGGCACTGGCGCGAGGTGCTCAACACCGACGCCGAGGGCTACGGCGGCTCCGGGGTGGGCAACCTGGGCGGCGTCGAGGCCGAGCCCGAGCCGTGGCACGGCCAGCCGTACTCGGCCACCGTGGCGGCGCCCCCGCTCGGCACGGTCTGGCTGCTGCACGAAGGCTGA
- a CDS encoding maltokinase N-terminal cap-like domain-containing protein translates to MKALTDLFRDWMPHQRWFGGKGREWAEVSENGFFLDRGNPVLSVHRVRVTYADGARETYLVPLSWRDHPAEELESAFVGAIANDGKETYAYDAMRDRDATPSWLIHLVNASTVGPMHFHPAGVAYIPEGLPGDIVSGEQSNTSLIYGQEAILKLFRRLEPGLNPDVEVHAALRSTENEHIAPLLGHIEIDEDDDPSTPPATVAMLQTFVPNASDGWRLATASVRDLYAEGDLHADEVGGDFAGESERLGAATASVHADMAAVLPTEPADDEWYGAVAAQMNDRLTAAIEVVPQLAEHAERIRALYSAVAESREPVVRQRVHGDLHLGQVLRTATGWIVLDFEGEPARPLASRRELDSPLRDVAGMLRSFDYAARHMLVEQPDDTQRAYRAQEWAARNRAAYCTGYSTASGLDPCGESPLLRAFEADKCVYECVYEARNRPHWLMIPLNSLSRLTSHE, encoded by the coding sequence ATGAAGGCCCTCACCGACCTGTTCCGCGACTGGATGCCGCACCAGCGGTGGTTCGGTGGCAAGGGGCGCGAGTGGGCCGAGGTGAGCGAGAACGGCTTCTTCCTCGACCGCGGCAACCCGGTGCTGTCGGTGCACCGCGTCCGGGTGACCTACGCCGACGGCGCACGGGAGACCTACCTCGTGCCGCTGTCGTGGCGCGACCACCCCGCCGAGGAGCTGGAGTCGGCGTTCGTCGGCGCGATCGCCAACGACGGCAAGGAGACCTACGCCTACGACGCGATGCGCGACCGGGACGCGACGCCGTCGTGGCTCATCCACCTGGTCAACGCCTCCACCGTCGGCCCGATGCACTTCCACCCGGCCGGGGTCGCCTACATCCCCGAGGGGCTGCCCGGCGACATCGTCTCCGGCGAGCAGAGCAACACGTCGCTGATCTACGGCCAGGAGGCCATCCTCAAGCTGTTCCGCCGGCTGGAACCGGGCCTCAATCCCGATGTCGAGGTCCACGCCGCCCTCCGCAGCACGGAGAACGAGCACATCGCCCCGCTGCTCGGGCACATCGAGATCGATGAGGACGACGACCCGTCGACCCCGCCCGCGACCGTCGCGATGCTGCAGACCTTCGTGCCCAACGCCAGCGACGGCTGGCGCCTGGCCACCGCCAGCGTCCGGGACCTCTACGCCGAGGGCGACCTGCACGCCGACGAGGTCGGGGGCGACTTCGCCGGCGAGAGCGAGCGCCTGGGCGCGGCCACCGCGTCGGTGCACGCCGACATGGCGGCGGTGCTGCCCACCGAGCCGGCCGACGACGAGTGGTACGGCGCCGTCGCCGCCCAGATGAACGACCGGCTGACGGCGGCGATCGAGGTCGTGCCGCAACTGGCCGAGCACGCCGAGCGGATCCGGGCCCTCTATTCCGCGGTGGCCGAGAGCCGCGAGCCCGTCGTCCGCCAGCGGGTCCACGGGGACCTGCACCTGGGCCAGGTGCTGCGCACCGCGACCGGCTGGATCGTGCTGGACTTCGAGGGCGAGCCGGCCCGGCCGCTGGCCTCCCGCCGCGAGCTCGACAGCCCCCTGCGCGACGTCGCCGGCATGCTCCGCAGCTTCGACTACGCGGCCCGGCACATGCTGGTCGAGCAGCCCGACGACACCCAGCGCGCCTACCGGGCGCAGGAGTGGGCGGCCCGCAACCGGGCGGCGTACTGCACTGGCTACTCCACCGCGAGCGGACTGGACCCGTGCGGCGAATCACCACTCCTTCGGGCGTTCGAGGCGGACAAGTGCGTTTACGAGTGCGTCTACGAGGCACGGAACCGTCCGCACTGGCTGATGATCCCGCTGAACTCGCTGAGCCGACTGACCAGCCACGAGTGA
- the treS gene encoding maltose alpha-D-glucosyltransferase — translation MTVPVPDFPDSRSALPPPGTDPEWFKRAVFYEVLVRGFADSNADGVGDIRGMIDKLDYLQWLGVDCLWLPPFFASPLRDGGYDVSDYTAVLPEFGDIEDFREFLTEAHARGMRVIIDFVMNHTSDQHPWFQASRSDPEGDYGDFYVWADDDTGYADARIIFVDTESSNWTFDPVRRQYFWHRFFSHQPDLNFENPKVQEAIIDALRFWLDLGIDGFRLDAVPYLFEEEGTNCENLPKTHEFLKQVRKVVDADYPDTVLLCEANQWPADVVEYFGENGDECQMAFHFPVMPRLFMAVRREQRFPISEIMAQTPDIPDNCTWGVFLRNHDELTLEMVTDEERDYMWDEYAKDPRMKANIGIRRRLAPLLDNDTNTLELFNALLLSLPGSPVLYYGDEIGMGDNIWLGDRDGVRTPMQWTPDRNGGFSTADPQRMYLPLNQDPVYGYQVTNVESQLRNSNSLLQWLRRMIQVRNEHPTFGLGSFEEIGSRNPTVLSFVRRFGDDVVLCVNNLSRFPQPVELDLRQFEGYTPIELTGRVEFPQIGVLPYMLTLAGHGFYWFELSRPAPEAVVDEHEDWESATSSSVADALLAAGLVEAAEETPGDNAPDNRAPDSGDDR, via the coding sequence ATGACCGTTCCCGTCCCCGACTTCCCCGACAGCCGCTCCGCACTGCCGCCGCCCGGCACTGATCCGGAGTGGTTCAAGCGCGCGGTCTTCTACGAGGTCCTGGTGCGCGGCTTCGCCGACAGCAACGCCGACGGCGTCGGCGACATCCGCGGCATGATCGACAAGCTGGACTACCTGCAGTGGCTCGGCGTCGACTGCCTGTGGCTGCCGCCGTTCTTCGCCTCTCCGCTGCGCGACGGTGGGTACGACGTCAGCGACTACACCGCCGTCCTGCCGGAGTTCGGGGACATCGAGGACTTCCGCGAGTTCCTCACCGAGGCCCACGCGCGCGGGATGCGCGTGATCATCGACTTCGTCATGAACCACACGTCGGACCAGCACCCCTGGTTCCAGGCCAGCCGCAGTGACCCCGAGGGCGACTACGGCGACTTCTACGTCTGGGCCGACGACGACACCGGCTACGCCGACGCCCGGATCATCTTCGTCGACACCGAGAGCTCGAACTGGACGTTCGACCCGGTGCGCAGGCAGTACTTCTGGCACCGCTTCTTCAGCCACCAGCCGGACCTCAACTTCGAGAACCCGAAGGTGCAGGAGGCGATCATCGACGCCCTGCGCTTCTGGCTGGACCTGGGAATCGACGGCTTCCGGCTCGACGCCGTGCCCTACCTCTTCGAGGAGGAGGGCACCAACTGCGAGAACCTGCCGAAGACGCACGAGTTCCTCAAGCAGGTGCGGAAGGTGGTCGACGCCGACTACCCCGACACGGTGCTGCTCTGCGAGGCCAACCAGTGGCCGGCTGACGTCGTCGAGTACTTCGGCGAGAACGGCGACGAATGCCAGATGGCGTTCCACTTCCCGGTGATGCCGCGCCTGTTCATGGCCGTGCGTCGGGAGCAGCGCTTCCCGATCTCGGAGATCATGGCGCAGACGCCGGACATCCCCGACAACTGCACCTGGGGGGTCTTCCTCCGCAACCACGACGAGCTGACGCTCGAGATGGTCACCGACGAAGAGCGCGACTACATGTGGGACGAGTACGCCAAGGACCCCCGCATGAAGGCCAACATCGGCATCCGCCGGCGGCTGGCCCCGCTGCTGGACAACGACACCAACACCCTCGAGTTGTTCAACGCCCTGCTGCTGTCGCTGCCGGGTTCGCCGGTCCTCTACTACGGCGACGAGATCGGCATGGGCGACAACATCTGGCTCGGTGACCGCGACGGCGTCCGCACTCCCATGCAGTGGACGCCCGACCGCAACGGCGGGTTCTCCACCGCGGACCCGCAGCGGATGTACCTGCCGCTGAACCAGGACCCGGTCTACGGCTACCAGGTCACCAACGTCGAGTCGCAGCTGCGCAACAGCAACTCGCTGCTCCAGTGGCTGCGCCGGATGATCCAGGTCCGCAACGAGCACCCCACCTTCGGCCTCGGATCCTTCGAGGAGATCGGTTCGCGCAACCCGACGGTGCTGTCCTTCGTGCGCAGGTTCGGCGACGACGTCGTGCTCTGCGTGAACAACCTGTCCCGGTTCCCGCAGCCGGTGGAGCTGGACCTGCGCCAGTTCGAGGGCTACACGCCCATCGAGCTGACCGGCCGCGTGGAGTTCCCGCAGATCGGCGTCCTGCCGTACATGCTCACCCTCGCCGGGCACGGCTTCTACTGGTTCGAGCTGTCGCGGCCCGCGCCGGAGGCCGTCGTCGACGAGCACGAGGACTGGGAGAGCGCCACCTCCAGCTCGGTCGCCGACGCCCTTCTCGCCGCCGGGCTGGTGGAGGCCGCCGAGGAGACCCCCGGCGACAACGCTCCGGACAACCGCGCCCCCGACTCGGGAGACGACCGATGA